One region of uncultured Sulfurimonas sp. genomic DNA includes:
- the secF gene encoding protein translocase subunit SecF has protein sequence MEFFKYTRTFDFMGKSKLAMVLSIVLVLASYAILMTKGLNYGVDFAGGTIIQVKYDTKAPIDDMRERLKSNELFDGASITEFGAVDEVVIRMKSTTASVTVDIGDVTREALKGSGNYEIRRVDIVGPTVGAELKEKGIMSLILAVIGILIYVAFRFEWRFAVASIVALVHDVSIALGAIALVGLDVNLDVLAALLTILGYSLNDTIIVFDRIRESVTDSKNTDLTDIINESVTRTLARTTLTSLTTFFVVFTLFMFGGEIIHSFAFTLLVGIAVGTYSSIFVASPILLWFGFDVKGYHIKLAAKTKREAEKQRMREQYESGVM, from the coding sequence ATGGAATTTTTTAAATATACAAGAACCTTTGATTTTATGGGCAAATCTAAACTTGCTATGGTTCTCTCAATTGTTTTAGTTTTAGCATCTTATGCCATACTTATGACTAAAGGCTTAAATTACGGCGTTGATTTCGCTGGTGGAACTATAATTCAAGTAAAGTATGATACTAAAGCTCCAATAGATGATATGCGAGAGAGATTAAAAAGTAATGAACTCTTTGATGGTGCATCTATAACAGAGTTTGGTGCAGTTGATGAAGTTGTTATTCGTATGAAAAGCACTACTGCTAGTGTGACTGTAGATATTGGTGATGTAACACGTGAAGCACTAAAAGGTAGTGGTAATTATGAGATACGTCGTGTTGACATAGTAGGTCCAACGGTTGGTGCAGAGTTAAAAGAAAAGGGGATTATGTCTCTTATTTTAGCTGTTATAGGGATTTTGATATATGTAGCATTTAGATTTGAGTGGCGTTTTGCTGTAGCATCTATAGTTGCATTAGTTCATGATGTCTCTATTGCACTTGGTGCTATCGCTCTTGTTGGGCTTGATGTAAATCTTGATGTTTTAGCAGCTCTTCTTACTATACTTGGGTATTCTTTAAATGATACTATTATTGTATTTGACCGTATTCGTGAGAGTGTAACTGACTCTAAAAATACAGACTTAACTGATATAATAAATGAATCTGTCACAAGAACATTAGCAAGAACAACATTAACATCTTTAACGACTTTCTTTGTTGTATTTACTCTATTTATGTTTGGTGGTGAAATTATCCATTCTTTTGCATTTACACTTCTTGTAGGTATTGCAGTTGGTACATACTCATCTATTTTTGTTGCTTCACCAATTCTTTTATGGTTTGGTTTTGATGTTAAAGGTTATCATATTAAACTTGCAGCAAAAACAAAAAGAGAAGCAGAAAAACAAAGAATGCGTGAACAGTACGAATCTGGAGTTATGTAA
- the secD gene encoding protein translocase subunit SecD has protein sequence MKLNYRIVIFALAIVFGLFFSAPSILQLQDGKKVTLGLDLQGGLHMLLGVKTEEATKSRIKSIAASIQHFSERKDILVDALDFDESSISFSLLDVDDVKHIKEFLKDIGGVNISVDGESFSLSLTPEEILKTEKQAIDQAIETIRNRLDQFGLAEPVVARQGEEKILVQLAGIKTQEEEQRARELISRAAKLELMAVDEDRNARVFNMSDADAASYGDIILEDVKNPELKYLVREIPILDGGMLTDASMGFDQNNRPLINFKLNAEGAEIFGDFTGKSVGKRLAVVLDGKVYSAPNINERIGGGAGQISGSYTVEEAKDLAIALRSGALLAPIYLMEKRSVGPSLGADSIKASMVALIGGFTLVIIFMMFYYRAAGVIANIALIANLFIILAVMSLFGATLTLPGMAGIVLTVGMAVDANVIISERIRELIYEGKSIHKAIEDGYSNAMRAILDANITTLIAAVVLYAYGTGAIKGFAITISIGILASMLTAILGTHGIYQMLESKIQKSKNNRFWFGIKG, from the coding sequence ATGAAGCTTAATTATCGCATAGTAATCTTCGCTCTTGCTATAGTTTTTGGACTGTTTTTCTCCGCTCCTTCAATTTTGCAATTGCAAGATGGTAAAAAAGTTACGTTAGGACTTGATCTTCAAGGTGGTCTTCATATGCTTCTTGGTGTAAAAACTGAGGAAGCTACAAAGTCTCGTATAAAATCAATTGCTGCTAGTATTCAACACTTTAGTGAGAGAAAAGATATATTGGTAGATGCTTTAGATTTTGATGAATCTTCTATATCTTTTTCTCTTCTTGATGTTGATGACGTTAAGCATATAAAAGAGTTTTTAAAAGATATAGGTGGAGTTAATATCTCTGTAGATGGAGAGAGTTTTTCTCTTAGCTTAACGCCAGAAGAAATTTTAAAAACTGAAAAACAAGCTATTGATCAAGCAATTGAAACTATTAGAAACAGACTTGATCAATTTGGTTTAGCTGAACCTGTAGTTGCTCGTCAAGGTGAAGAAAAAATCCTTGTTCAGTTAGCTGGAATTAAGACTCAAGAAGAAGAACAACGAGCAAGAGAGCTTATCTCTCGTGCAGCTAAGTTAGAGTTGATGGCAGTTGATGAAGACAGAAATGCTCGTGTTTTTAACATGAGTGATGCAGATGCAGCTTCGTATGGCGATATTATTTTAGAAGATGTAAAAAATCCTGAACTCAAATATCTTGTTCGTGAGATTCCTATCTTAGATGGTGGAATGCTCACAGATGCTTCTATGGGATTTGACCAAAATAATAGACCTCTAATTAACTTTAAGTTAAATGCAGAGGGTGCTGAAATTTTTGGTGATTTTACTGGTAAAAGTGTTGGAAAAAGACTTGCTGTTGTTTTAGATGGTAAGGTTTATTCTGCTCCAAATATTAATGAACGTATTGGTGGTGGAGCTGGACAAATTTCTGGTAGTTATACTGTTGAAGAAGCGAAAGATTTAGCTATTGCTCTTCGCTCTGGTGCTCTTTTAGCTCCAATATATTTGATGGAAAAACGCTCAGTTGGACCAAGTTTAGGTGCTGATAGTATTAAAGCTAGTATGGTAGCTCTTATAGGCGGTTTTACACTTGTAATTATTTTTATGATGTTTTATTATAGAGCTGCTGGTGTAATTGCAAATATAGCTCTTATAGCAAACCTTTTTATAATACTCGCTGTTATGAGTCTCTTTGGTGCAACTTTAACACTCCCTGGTATGGCAGGTATAGTCCTGACAGTCGGTATGGCCGTAGATGCCAATGTTATTATCTCTGAGAGGATTAGAGAGTTGATTTATGAAGGCAAGTCTATTCATAAAGCCATAGAAGATGGTTATTCAAATGCTATGCGTGCTATTTTGGACGCAAATATTACAACTTTAATTGCGGCTGTTGTTCTTTATGCTTATGGAACAGGAGCTATTAAAGGTTTTGCGATTACTATTAGTATCGGTATTTTGGCATCTATGCTAACGGCTATTTTAGGTACTCATGGAATCTATCAGATGCTAGAGAGTAAAATACAAAAAAGTAAAAACAACCGTTTTTGGTTTGGGATAAAGGGTTAA
- the yajC gene encoding preprotein translocase subunit YajC — protein sequence MEIISQLLPFIFLIAIMYFVIIRPQQKEAKERKEMIASLAKGDKVVTNGGFIVVVHKVEEKFLSIKMNDDVIVKIAKDAIARKYEDEA from the coding sequence ATGGAAATTATCAGTCAGTTATTACCGTTTATATTTCTAATCGCAATTATGTACTTTGTGATTATTCGTCCTCAACAAAAAGAGGCTAAAGAGAGAAAAGAGATGATAGCTTCTCTTGCAAAAGGTGACAAAGTTGTTACAAATGGCGGCTTTATAGTAGTTGTTCACAAAGTTGAAGAAAAATTTTTAAGTATAAAAATGAATGATGATGTAATCGTTAAAATCGCAAAAGATGCAATAGCAAGAAAGTATGAGGATGAAGCTTAA
- a CDS encoding PLDc N-terminal domain-containing protein gives MSNITLIAIGLFIVFWLYSVISIINSEFEDSKAKVFWLIGVFFVPFLAFFYLFMKKNLLKEQLQ, from the coding sequence ATGAGTAATATAACGTTAATTGCAATCGGTTTGTTTATAGTTTTTTGGTTATATAGTGTAATCTCTATAATTAATAGTGAGTTTGAAGATTCTAAAGCAAAAGTATTTTGGCTTATTGGTGTATTTTTTGTTCCATTTTTAGCATTTTTTTATCTTTTTATGAAAAAAAATTTACTTAAAGAACAACTTCAATAA
- the leuS gene encoding leucine--tRNA ligase: MEYNSTTIEKKWQEYWTKNSSFEPTQDFTKKKKYILSMFPFPSGRLHMGHVRNYSISDAFARYFRQQNFNVLHPIGFDSFGMPAENAAIKNKANPKTWTYDNINYMKGEFASLGFSFSKERELATSDELYTKFEQGFIIDMFERGLLYREKGFLNWCPNDQTVLANEQVVDGCCWRCDTPIVKKEMNQYYFKITQYADELLGDLKKLEGGWPKQVLTMQENWIGKSNGLAFDLFFDDASKSKLNNSFESFDVFTTRPDTIYGVSYTALAPEHKIVTYMIENNLLSDEIITQIKNMKNTSSIDRQKEKSGVSLGLDVVHPLTGEKVPVWIANFVLMDYGSGAVMAVPAHDDRDFDFAKKYDLAIKAVIKPYEGELSSDAAFTDVGELFNSGEFDGLNSKKSQYNIIKYFEENKIGKKTTNYKLKDWGVSRQRYWGAPIPFIHCDSCGLVMEKKENLPIALPADVEITGEGNPLDNHPTWKHCKCSKCGNDAIRETDTMDTFVESSWYFLRFCASKENWEKEAFSKEQIEYWMGVDQYIGGIEHAILHLLYARFFTKVFRDLGYLDFDEPFDNLLTQGMVLKDGAKMSKSKGNTVDPDAIIEKYGADTARLFILFAAPPTQELEWNDNAVEGAYKFIKRFYDRSSNILKTKSIPKIDHSCLSKDEKYARKKVYEALVRANDVYNEKHTFNTLIAGTMEAMNALNMQNNSDVWSEGFWILSSIMEPVIPHVCWEISNEYFGLNNLSMQVVLEEVFVEDSMTLGVSINGKRRTEIEVELDASNEDIILIAKEAAAKWLEDKTIVKEIVVPKKLVNIVIKG, encoded by the coding sequence TTGGAATACAACTCTACGACAATAGAAAAAAAATGGCAAGAATATTGGACTAAAAATAGTAGTTTTGAACCTACTCAAGACTTTACAAAAAAGAAAAAATATATATTAAGTATGTTTCCATTTCCAAGTGGAAGACTACATATGGGTCATGTTAGAAACTACTCTATTAGTGATGCTTTTGCGCGTTACTTCCGACAACAAAACTTCAATGTTCTTCACCCTATCGGTTTTGATAGCTTTGGTATGCCTGCTGAGAATGCTGCAATTAAAAATAAAGCTAATCCTAAAACATGGACTTATGATAATATAAACTATATGAAAGGCGAATTTGCATCTCTTGGTTTTTCTTTTTCTAAAGAGCGTGAACTTGCGACTTCGGATGAACTTTATACGAAGTTTGAACAAGGATTTATCATAGATATGTTTGAACGCGGTCTTCTTTATCGTGAAAAAGGATTTTTAAACTGGTGTCCAAATGATCAAACTGTTTTAGCAAATGAGCAAGTTGTTGATGGATGCTGTTGGAGATGCGACACGCCTATAGTTAAAAAAGAGATGAATCAGTATTACTTTAAAATTACACAGTATGCTGATGAACTTTTAGGTGATTTGAAAAAACTTGAGGGTGGTTGGCCAAAACAAGTTTTAACGATGCAAGAAAATTGGATAGGAAAGTCAAATGGTTTAGCTTTTGATTTGTTTTTTGACGATGCATCTAAGAGCAAACTAAATAATAGTTTTGAATCTTTTGATGTCTTTACAACTCGTCCTGATACTATTTATGGTGTAAGTTATACAGCTCTTGCTCCTGAGCATAAAATCGTGACTTATATGATTGAAAACAATCTTTTAAGTGATGAAATTATAACTCAAATCAAAAATATGAAAAATACGTCTTCGATAGACAGACAAAAAGAAAAATCTGGGGTCTCTCTTGGTTTAGATGTTGTGCATCCATTAACTGGAGAAAAAGTACCTGTTTGGATAGCTAATTTCGTTCTTATGGACTATGGAAGTGGTGCTGTAATGGCTGTTCCTGCTCATGATGATAGAGATTTTGACTTTGCTAAAAAGTATGACTTAGCTATAAAAGCAGTTATAAAGCCTTACGAGGGTGAACTTAGCTCAGATGCAGCATTTACAGATGTTGGAGAACTGTTTAACTCTGGTGAATTTGATGGACTTAACTCTAAAAAATCTCAGTACAACATCATAAAGTATTTTGAAGAAAATAAAATAGGTAAAAAAACTACAAACTATAAACTAAAAGATTGGGGAGTTTCTCGTCAGAGATATTGGGGTGCTCCTATTCCTTTTATTCATTGTGACTCGTGTGGTCTTGTTATGGAGAAAAAAGAAAATCTTCCAATAGCCTTGCCTGCTGATGTAGAGATTACAGGTGAGGGAAATCCACTTGATAATCATCCAACTTGGAAACATTGTAAATGTTCAAAATGTGGTAACGATGCTATTCGTGAAACTGATACTATGGACACTTTTGTTGAGTCCTCATGGTATTTTTTACGTTTTTGTGCATCTAAAGAAAATTGGGAAAAAGAGGCTTTTTCAAAAGAACAAATTGAATATTGGATGGGAGTTGATCAATATATTGGTGGAATAGAACACGCTATATTACACCTTTTATATGCAAGATTTTTTACAAAAGTATTTCGTGATTTAGGTTATTTGGATTTTGATGAACCATTTGATAATCTTTTAACTCAAGGAATGGTGCTAAAAGATGGCGCTAAAATGTCAAAATCTAAAGGCAATACAGTTGATCCAGATGCTATCATAGAAAAATATGGTGCGGATACTGCAAGACTTTTTATACTCTTTGCAGCTCCTCCAACTCAAGAGTTAGAGTGGAATGATAATGCAGTTGAGGGTGCTTATAAGTTTATAAAAAGATTTTATGATAGAAGTTCAAATATTTTAAAAACAAAATCTATTCCTAAAATAGATCACTCTTGTTTGAGTAAAGATGAAAAATACGCTAGAAAAAAAGTTTATGAAGCACTAGTTCGTGCAAATGATGTTTACAATGAAAAACACACATTTAACACTCTTATAGCTGGAACAATGGAAGCTATGAACGCTCTAAATATGCAAAATAATTCAGATGTTTGGAGTGAAGGTTTTTGGATACTAAGTTCTATTATGGAACCTGTTATCCCTCATGTTTGTTGGGAAATTAGTAATGAATACTTTGGCTTAAACAATTTATCTATGCAGGTAGTCTTAGAAGAAGTTTTTGTAGAAGACTCAATGACGCTTGGTGTTTCCATAAATGGTAAAAGAAGAACAGAGATAGAAGTAGAGCTAGATGCTAGTAATGAAGATATTATTTTAATAGCCAAAGAAGCCGCGGCTAAGTGGTTGGAAGATAAAACAATTGTAAAAGAGATAGTTGTTCCTAAAAAACTAGTCAATATTGTAATAAAAGGTTAA
- a CDS encoding DUF6394 family protein → MDWGKVIYVFFSLMSLTSIAGFLYEHSAVALFVAASLNLVSTVLKIGVRNLLSAELLASSLVADLHLIPAFIYLEVVGNLEWAIALTIGALIANLFSMGLVYIESSRTHDDY, encoded by the coding sequence ATGGATTGGGGCAAAGTTATTTATGTGTTTTTCTCGTTAATGAGTTTAACATCAATTGCGGGATTTTTGTATGAACACAGTGCTGTAGCACTCTTTGTAGCTGCGAGTTTAAATCTTGTCTCTACGGTTTTGAAAATTGGTGTTAGAAATTTACTCTCTGCTGAACTTTTGGCTTCTTCTTTGGTTGCTGATTTACATCTTATTCCTGCATTTATTTATTTAGAAGTTGTTGGAAACTTAGAATGGGCTATCGCTTTAACTATCGGTGCACTTATTGCTAATCTTTTTTCTATGGGTCTTGTTTATATTGAAAGCTCAAGAACGCATGATGATTATTAG